A region from the Beduinella massiliensis genome encodes:
- a CDS encoding restriction endonuclease subunit S yields MFRMDYLLQKLCPNGVKHLTVTELFNTRNGYTPPKANIELWDSGTIPWFRMEDIRENGRILSKATKYVSAKAIKGSLFPANSIIIATSATIGEHALITVPSLANQRFTYLMLKDKYTNIVDIMFMYYYCFKLDEYCKSHLNQGNFASVDMKKFAEFKFPLPPLPVQKEIVRILDSFTELTAELTAELTAELTARRRQYEYYRNELLLSEDNVTTMTLGDIGKVSMCKRIMKSETRSIGDVPFFKIGTFGKKPDAYISQQKYEEYSTTYSFPKKGDVLISAAGTIGRAVIYNGEPAYYQDSNIVWIDNDESVVLNKYLFYYYQLQPWVISTGGTIARLYNDNLSKTKITVPPLSEQARIVSILDRFDALCNDLTSGLPAEIEARKKQYEYYRDKLLTFQEKDVIS; encoded by the coding sequence ATGTTTAGAATGGATTATCTATTGCAGAAACTTTGTCCGAATGGAGTGAAGCACTTAACAGTCACAGAGCTTTTTAACACAAGAAATGGGTATACACCACCTAAAGCTAATATAGAACTCTGGGATAGCGGAACGATTCCATGGTTTCGAATGGAAGATATCCGAGAAAATGGACGCATCCTTTCTAAAGCGACAAAATATGTTTCTGCAAAAGCAATTAAAGGTTCTCTGTTCCCAGCCAATTCCATTATTATCGCAACGTCTGCAACGATCGGAGAACACGCATTAATTACAGTTCCTTCTTTGGCTAATCAGAGATTTACTTATTTGATGCTCAAAGATAAATACACAAACATTGTCGACATAATGTTTATGTATTATTATTGTTTCAAATTAGACGAATACTGTAAATCACATCTTAATCAAGGAAATTTTGCTTCTGTAGATATGAAAAAGTTTGCAGAATTCAAGTTTCCCCTCCCCCCTCTGCCCGTCCAGAAGGAGATCGTTCGGATTCTGGACAGCTTTACCGAGCTGACCGCCGAGTTGACCGCCGAACTGACCGCCGAGCTGACCGCCAGACGGAGGCAGTATGAGTATTATCGGAATGAATTGTTGCTGTCCGAAGATAATGTTACTACGATGACCTTGGGCGATATAGGAAAAGTTTCAATGTGCAAGAGAATTATGAAATCTGAAACAAGAAGTATAGGTGATGTTCCGTTTTTTAAAATCGGTACATTCGGTAAAAAGCCTGATGCCTATATCTCACAGCAAAAATATGAGGAGTATAGTACAACTTATTCTTTTCCTAAAAAGGGAGATGTCCTTATTTCAGCAGCAGGAACTATAGGCCGAGCCGTTATTTATAATGGTGAACCTGCATATTATCAGGATTCTAATATTGTTTGGATTGATAATGACGAGAGTGTTGTCTTAAACAAATACCTATTTTACTACTACCAACTACAACCTTGGGTAATTTCCACTGGCGGGACAATTGCTCGGCTGTATAACGATAATTTAAGTAAAACAAAAATCACAGTTCCCCCACTTTCTGAACAAGCTCGCATCGTCTCCATCCTCGACCGCTTCGACGCGCTGTGCAACGACCTCACCAGCGGCCTGCCCGCTGAGATCGAAGCGCGGAAAAAGCAATACGAATACTACCGGGACAAGCTGCTGACGTTTCAGGAAAAGGATGTGATCTCATGA
- a CDS encoding type I restriction-modification system subunit M, whose translation MTDTKKEQERAELHRVIWNIANDLRGSVDGWDFKQYVLGMLFYRYISENLAGYVNRGEWEAGNAAFDYAALSDADAEEARASLVEEKGFFILPSELFQNVRAKAPQDENLNETLEAVFRSIEASAQGSVSEDDFKGLFDDIDVNSNKLGGTVAKRNERLLKLLNGVADMKLGNYQDNTIDAFGDAYEYLMGMYASNAGKSGGEYFTPQEVSELLTRIAVYGKAEINKVYDPACGSGSLLLKTAKILGKENVRQGFFGQEINITTYNLCRINMFLHDIDYDKFNIAHGDTLTEPQHWDEEPFEAIVSNPPYSIHWDGDANPLMINDPRFSLAGVLAPKSKADLAFILHSLSWLATSGTAAIVCFPGVMYRGGAEQKIRKYLIENNFIDCIIQLPDNLFFGTSIATCVMVLKKSKTDNATLFIDASKECVKVTNSNKLTQDNIDAIVEAFAKREDRQYFTRLVPNDEIAEQGYNLSVSTYIEQEDTREKIDIVKLNAEIAEIVAREQKLREEIDRIVKEIEEK comes from the coding sequence ATGACCGATACGAAGAAGGAACAGGAACGCGCGGAGCTTCACCGCGTGATTTGGAATATCGCCAACGACCTGCGGGGCAGCGTGGACGGCTGGGATTTCAAGCAGTATGTGCTGGGCATGCTGTTCTACCGCTACATCTCCGAAAACCTTGCGGGGTACGTCAACCGCGGCGAATGGGAAGCCGGAAATGCCGCGTTTGATTATGCCGCACTCTCGGACGCAGACGCGGAAGAGGCCCGTGCGAGTCTGGTAGAAGAAAAAGGCTTTTTTATCCTGCCCAGCGAACTCTTTCAAAATGTCCGTGCCAAAGCACCGCAGGATGAAAACCTGAACGAAACGCTGGAGGCGGTTTTCCGCAGCATTGAAGCCTCCGCGCAGGGCAGCGTCAGCGAGGACGACTTTAAGGGCTTGTTTGACGACATCGACGTCAACAGCAACAAGTTGGGCGGTACGGTCGCCAAGCGCAACGAGCGTCTGCTAAAGCTGCTGAACGGCGTAGCCGACATGAAGCTGGGCAATTATCAGGACAATACCATCGACGCTTTCGGCGATGCCTATGAGTACCTCATGGGCATGTACGCCTCCAACGCCGGAAAGAGCGGCGGCGAATACTTCACCCCGCAGGAGGTTTCCGAGCTTCTCACGCGGATTGCGGTCTACGGCAAGGCAGAGATCAACAAGGTCTACGACCCTGCCTGCGGTTCCGGCTCCCTGCTGCTGAAAACGGCGAAGATCCTCGGGAAAGAGAATGTCCGCCAGGGCTTCTTCGGGCAGGAGATCAACATCACCACCTACAACCTTTGCCGGATCAACATGTTCCTGCACGATATCGATTACGACAAGTTTAATATCGCCCATGGGGACACGCTGACCGAGCCCCAGCACTGGGACGAAGAGCCCTTTGAGGCCATCGTCTCCAATCCGCCCTACTCCATCCATTGGGACGGGGACGCTAATCCCCTGATGATCAACGACCCGCGCTTTTCCCTGGCGGGCGTGCTGGCCCCCAAGTCCAAGGCCGACCTTGCGTTTATCCTGCACAGCCTTTCGTGGCTGGCCACCAGCGGCACGGCGGCCATCGTCTGCTTCCCGGGCGTGATGTATCGGGGCGGCGCGGAGCAGAAAATTCGCAAGTATCTGATTGAAAACAACTTCATCGACTGCATTATTCAGCTTCCCGACAACCTGTTCTTCGGCACCAGCATCGCCACCTGCGTCATGGTGCTGAAAAAATCCAAGACGGACAACGCCACCTTGTTCATCGACGCCTCCAAGGAGTGCGTCAAGGTGACGAACAGCAACAAGCTGACGCAGGACAACATCGACGCCATTGTGGAAGCCTTTGCAAAACGGGAGGACAGGCAGTATTTCACCCGGCTGGTGCCAAATGACGAAATCGCCGAGCAGGGCTATAACCTGTCCGTTTCCACCTATATAGAGCAGGAGGACACCCGGGAAAAGATCGACATTGTGAAGCTCAACGCGGAGATTGCGGAGATCGTGGCGCGGGAACAAAAGTTAAGGGAAGAGATTGATAGGATTGTGAAGGAGATTGAAGAGAAATAA
- a CDS encoding cation diffusion facilitator family transporter has translation MIVDFLVRRFVPDCDAIQNPKVRARYGALSGLVGICLNLCLFAFKFLAGAITASIAITADAFNNLSDAASSVVTLVGFRMAERPADDEHPFGHGRIEYICGLIVSAAIFVVGLELLKSSFEKVLHPAATAMDALSLVILLCAIAVKLWMCFFNRSLSRRIGSTAMAATAKDSLTDAVATSAVLVGVGVSSLFGLHIDGYIGLLVAAFILYTGYSTARDSLSPLLGQSPDPDFVAQIQQTVLAHEEVVGIHDLIVHDYGPGQRMVSLHAEVRSDEDILVIHDAIDRIEMELRGKFHCEATIHMDPIEVDDAATNAMRARVREAVRAIDPALSIHDFRMVVSPTHTNLIFDVCVPHRFRMTDAQVSHSVHESIRNLGEHYFAVIQVEHGYL, from the coding sequence ATGATCGTCGATTTCCTCGTGCGCCGCTTCGTGCCCGACTGCGACGCCATCCAGAACCCGAAGGTACGCGCGCGCTACGGCGCGCTCTCGGGCCTCGTGGGCATCTGCCTCAACCTGTGCCTGTTCGCCTTCAAATTTCTCGCGGGCGCGATCACCGCGTCCATCGCCATCACGGCGGACGCGTTCAACAACCTGTCCGACGCGGCCAGCTCCGTGGTGACGCTGGTGGGCTTTCGCATGGCCGAACGCCCCGCGGACGACGAGCACCCCTTCGGCCACGGGCGCATCGAATACATTTGCGGCCTGATCGTCTCCGCGGCGATCTTCGTCGTCGGGCTGGAGCTGCTCAAGAGCTCGTTTGAAAAGGTGCTGCACCCCGCCGCCACCGCCATGGACGCGCTCTCGCTCGTCATCCTTTTGTGCGCCATCGCGGTCAAGCTGTGGATGTGCTTCTTCAACCGCAGCCTCTCCCGGCGCATCGGCTCCACCGCCATGGCCGCCACGGCCAAGGACAGCCTGACCGACGCTGTCGCCACCTCCGCCGTGCTGGTGGGCGTGGGCGTAAGCTCGCTGTTCGGCCTTCACATCGACGGGTACATCGGCCTGCTGGTCGCCGCCTTCATCCTCTACACCGGCTACTCCACCGCGCGCGACAGCCTGTCCCCCCTGCTGGGGCAGTCGCCCGACCCGGACTTCGTTGCGCAGATTCAGCAGACGGTGCTCGCCCACGAAGAGGTGGTGGGCATCCACGACCTGATCGTGCACGACTACGGCCCCGGCCAGCGCATGGTCTCCCTGCACGCGGAGGTGCGCTCGGACGAGGACATCCTCGTCATCCACGACGCGATCGACCGCATCGAGATGGAGCTGCGCGGCAAATTTCACTGCGAGGCGACCATCCACATGGACCCCATCGAGGTGGACGACGCGGCCACCAACGCCATGCGCGCGCGCGTCCGGGAGGCCGTCCGGGCCATCGACCCGGCGCTCTCCATCCACGACTTCCGCATGGTCGTCAGCCCCACGCACACGAACCTCATCTTCGACGTGTGCGTGCCGCACCGCTTCCGCATGACCGACGCGCAGGTCTCCCACTCCGTGCACGAGAGCATACGCAATCTGGGCGAGCACTACTTCGCGGTCATCCAGGTCGAGCACGGGTACCTGTAG
- a CDS encoding AraC family ligand binding domain-containing protein: MFYDTPGAPHALRLKVRACGREDCAPGHRFGPAVREYFLLHVVSGGRGEFVSGAGRFSLGPGEGFLIFPGEVTVYTADAQDPWRYAWVGFSGEGADALLESLGLSRARPVLRLGESLPGALSILYALYEDAVGLRMGELAAVGGLYRLLALLGQGAQAALPSGSLCEQYYRKAVWMMESGMGQPLRVQEIARAMGLSRSQLFRVFKQVCGRSPQQVLLEKRLSQARRLLEETSLSIAEVAEASGFSGAVHLTDALRAAGFPPPGKLRRAGSGPAGGRIHYE; the protein is encoded by the coding sequence ATGTTTTACGACACGCCCGGCGCCCCGCACGCCCTGCGGCTCAAGGTACGCGCCTGCGGACGCGAGGACTGCGCGCCCGGCCACCGCTTCGGCCCCGCGGTTCGCGAATACTTCCTGCTGCACGTGGTCTCCGGCGGGCGCGGCGAGTTCGTGAGCGGCGCGGGCCGCTTTTCGCTCGGGCCCGGCGAGGGCTTCCTGATCTTCCCCGGCGAGGTCACGGTCTACACCGCCGACGCGCAGGACCCCTGGCGCTACGCCTGGGTGGGCTTTTCGGGCGAGGGCGCGGACGCGCTGCTCGAATCGCTGGGGCTCTCGCGCGCCCGGCCCGTGCTTCGCCTGGGCGAAAGCCTGCCGGGGGCGCTTTCCATCCTCTACGCGCTCTACGAGGACGCGGTCGGCCTGCGCATGGGCGAGCTGGCGGCGGTGGGCGGGCTGTACCGGCTGCTCGCGCTGCTGGGACAGGGGGCGCAGGCCGCGCTGCCCAGCGGCTCCCTGTGCGAGCAATACTACCGCAAGGCCGTCTGGATGATGGAATCGGGCATGGGCCAGCCGCTTCGCGTGCAGGAGATCGCCCGCGCGATGGGCCTGAGCCGCTCGCAGCTCTTCCGCGTGTTCAAGCAGGTCTGCGGCCGCTCGCCGCAGCAGGTACTGCTGGAAAAGCGGCTTTCGCAGGCGCGCCGCCTGCTCGAGGAGACGTCCCTTTCCATCGCGGAGGTGGCGGAGGCCTCGGGGTTTTCCGGCGCCGTGCACCTGACGGACGCGCTGCGCGCGGCGGGCTTCCCCCCGCCGGGCAAGCTCCGCCGCGCGGGGAGCGGCCCGGCCGGCGGGCGCATACACTACGAATGA
- a CDS encoding alpha-galactosidase, translating into MVKIAFMGAGSTVFAKNVLGDCMLTPALSDSEIALYDIDGKRLEESALMLGAINNNVGNKATIKTYLGVENRKDALRCADFVVNAIQVGLYEPCTVTDFEVPKKYGLRQTIADTLGIGGIFRALRTIPVMMDFARDMEEVCPDAWLLNYTNPMAMLTGAMLRMTPIKTVGLCHSVQSCAKNLLEGLGMSYDEQVQWKIAGINHQAWLLELTKDGRDLYPEVKRRAEARTEKHGDMVRYEIMKRFGYYVTESSEHNAEYMPFFIKDKYPELIERFNIPLDEYPRRCVKQIADWEKRRVELTQDPHLTHERTKEYASYIMEAMVTNQPYKIGGNVLNTGLITNLPQNAVVEVPCMVDATGIAPTVIGDLPEQCAAMNRTNINVQLLTIEAARTLKKEYIYQAAMMDPHCQSELSIDDIVAMCDDLIAAHEGWLPKYN; encoded by the coding sequence ATGGTTAAAATTGCGTTTATGGGCGCGGGTTCCACGGTGTTTGCCAAGAACGTATTGGGCGACTGCATGCTGACGCCCGCGCTTTCGGACAGCGAGATCGCGCTGTACGACATCGACGGCAAGCGCCTGGAGGAATCCGCGCTGATGCTCGGCGCGATCAACAACAACGTGGGCAACAAGGCGACGATCAAGACCTACCTGGGCGTGGAAAACCGCAAGGACGCGCTGCGCTGCGCGGACTTCGTGGTCAACGCGATTCAGGTCGGCCTCTACGAGCCGTGCACGGTCACGGACTTCGAGGTGCCCAAGAAGTACGGCCTGCGCCAGACGATCGCGGACACGCTGGGCATCGGCGGCATCTTCCGCGCGCTGCGCACGATTCCCGTGATGATGGACTTCGCCCGCGACATGGAAGAGGTCTGCCCGGACGCCTGGCTGCTCAATTACACCAACCCCATGGCCATGCTGACCGGCGCGATGCTGCGCATGACGCCCATCAAGACGGTGGGCCTTTGCCACAGCGTGCAGTCCTGCGCGAAGAACCTGCTGGAGGGGCTGGGCATGTCCTACGACGAGCAGGTGCAGTGGAAGATCGCGGGCATCAACCACCAGGCCTGGCTGCTGGAGCTGACGAAGGACGGCAGGGATCTCTACCCCGAGGTCAAGCGCCGCGCCGAGGCGCGCACCGAGAAGCACGGCGACATGGTGCGCTACGAGATCATGAAGCGCTTCGGCTATTACGTGACGGAATCCTCCGAGCACAACGCGGAGTACATGCCCTTCTTCATCAAGGACAAGTACCCGGAGCTGATCGAGCGCTTCAACATCCCGCTGGACGAGTACCCCCGCCGCTGCGTGAAGCAGATCGCGGACTGGGAGAAGCGCCGCGTGGAGCTGACGCAGGACCCGCACCTGACGCACGAGCGCACGAAGGAATACGCCAGCTACATCATGGAGGCCATGGTGACGAACCAGCCCTACAAGATCGGCGGCAACGTGCTCAACACCGGCCTCATCACCAACCTGCCGCAAAACGCGGTGGTCGAGGTGCCCTGCATGGTGGACGCCACCGGCATCGCGCCCACGGTCATCGGGGATTTGCCCGAGCAGTGCGCGGCCATGAACCGCACGAACATCAACGTGCAGCTCCTCACCATCGAGGCGGCGCGCACGCTGAAGAAGGAATACATCTATCAGGCGGCGATGATGGACCCGCACTGTCAGAGCGAGCTTTCCATCGACGACATCGTGGCGATGTGCGACGACCTGATCGCCGCGCACGAGGGCTGGCTGCCGAAGTACAACTGA
- a CDS encoding AraC family transcriptional regulator, with amino-acid sequence MQATMEYLGINQFLQIPFYVNLHTHSTYELLYYYRGEGSLHCGSSLFAYTSGSVVVIPPSVTHDEIHRTATNVAYIHFSIDDDSLFPQPSIYSDMKEKVEGMVQDLSAEWTLDSAYHEEKQNATLLLLLIELLRTQNAHKIGGISGYFAAIRSRDSDVRHFMLEEQEISSLGYSRDRYRHIFKEKTGIAPHQFIIQTRIEKAKYLLTYTSLTITEIAALCGYSSSAYFAMQFKKHLGVTPSDYRGTR; translated from the coding sequence ATGCAGGCCACGATGGAATATCTGGGCATCAATCAGTTTTTGCAAATCCCGTTTTACGTCAACCTGCACACACACAGCACGTATGAGCTGCTCTATTATTACCGCGGCGAGGGAAGTCTCCATTGCGGCAGCAGCCTGTTTGCGTATACCTCCGGTTCCGTCGTGGTCATTCCCCCCAGCGTGACCCACGACGAAATCCATCGCACCGCCACGAACGTGGCGTATATACACTTTTCCATAGACGACGACAGCCTGTTTCCGCAGCCCAGCATCTACAGCGATATGAAGGAAAAGGTCGAGGGCATGGTGCAGGATTTGAGCGCCGAATGGACGTTGGACTCGGCCTATCACGAGGAAAAGCAAAACGCGACGCTGCTGCTGCTGCTCATCGAATTGCTGCGCACACAAAACGCGCACAAGATCGGCGGGATCAGCGGGTATTTCGCGGCGATCCGCTCCAGGGACAGCGACGTAAGGCACTTCATGCTGGAGGAACAGGAAATTTCCAGCCTTGGCTATAGCCGCGACCGATACCGCCATATTTTCAAGGAAAAGACGGGGATCGCGCCGCACCAGTTTATCATCCAGACGCGGATCGAAAAGGCGAAATACCTGTTGACGTACACCAGCCTTACCATTACCGAGATTGCCGCGCTATGCGGCTACTCGTCCAGCGCCTACTTCGCCATGCAGTTCAAAAAGCACCTGGGCGTGACGCCCTCGGATTACAGGGGAACCCGGTAG
- a CDS encoding ABC transporter permease subunit — protein MTAWAKPSKRRRLIPKRFNWQVFLMAMAGVAFLTVFAYLPMVGIVIGFKNMDYSMNIMKDLYAKPWVGMENFVKFIRDAQFKNVMTNTLALGVLELTLTFPLPIFFALLLNELRSGKFRRVIQTGTYFPHFISWVVFGGIVTSFLSSDGGIVNNLLKDAGVIEQAIPFMSKPQYFYAIVILSTVVKETGWSSVIYVSAIAGVDQEIYEAAHIDGANRWQTAFRVTLPCISSTIAVLLLLAISGILGSNFDRIYMLQNPLNLAASEVLDTYIYKVGISQRRFSFTTAVGLFRSIIAVVLLGAGNFASKKLTGNGLF, from the coding sequence ATGACAGCATGGGCCAAGCCATCCAAGAGGAGGCGCCTGATCCCGAAGCGGTTTAACTGGCAGGTTTTCCTGATGGCCATGGCGGGCGTAGCGTTCCTGACGGTTTTCGCCTATCTGCCGATGGTCGGCATCGTCATTGGGTTTAAGAACATGGACTACTCCATGAACATCATGAAGGACCTGTATGCCAAGCCGTGGGTGGGCATGGAGAATTTTGTGAAATTCATTCGGGACGCGCAGTTCAAAAATGTGATGACCAACACGCTGGCGCTGGGCGTGCTGGAGCTGACGCTCACCTTTCCGCTGCCCATCTTCTTCGCGCTGCTGCTCAACGAGCTGCGCAGCGGTAAATTCCGCCGGGTGATCCAGACCGGCACCTACTTTCCCCACTTCATTTCCTGGGTGGTGTTCGGCGGCATCGTCACTTCCTTTCTTTCCTCGGACGGCGGCATCGTCAACAACCTCCTGAAGGATGCGGGCGTCATTGAGCAGGCCATCCCGTTCATGTCCAAGCCGCAGTATTTCTACGCGATTGTGATTCTTTCCACGGTCGTCAAAGAAACGGGCTGGAGCTCCGTCATCTACGTGTCCGCCATCGCGGGCGTCGATCAGGAAATCTATGAGGCGGCGCACATCGACGGCGCAAACCGCTGGCAGACGGCCTTCCGGGTGACGCTTCCGTGCATTTCCTCCACCATCGCGGTGCTGCTGCTGCTGGCCATCAGCGGCATCCTGGGCTCGAACTTCGACCGAATCTACATGCTGCAAAATCCCCTGAACCTGGCCGCCAGCGAGGTGCTGGATACCTATATTTATAAGGTAGGCATTTCCCAGCGGCGGTTCTCCTTCACCACGGCTGTGGGGCTGTTCCGCTCGATCATCGCCGTGGTTCTGCTGGGGGCGGGCAATTTCGCGAGCAAGAAGCTGACCGGAAACGGGCTGTTCTGA
- a CDS encoding ABC transporter permease subunit, with protein sequence MPETERALGKYRRRLSGLMNRKNGWDYLMTAFMFLFLFICVYPFWYVLIGSFSDGGDYMRGGIYLWPRKISLQNYMVTLIDSRLWIGLRVTFLRTVVGTVTHVLFTAMVAYAMSRSDLPLRTPIYWFNMFTMFFGGGLIPFYIMLKQLKLINTFWVYIIPGLYSVYNMIICSNYFHSIPEELHESAMLDGASEFRTFAQLYLPLSAPVLATVALWVAVGHWNSFYDSMVYTTDRSLQTLQLFLYKMIKTSEFVSSADMGGLPANMQQNVTQTTVRYATIVVSTVPILCIYPFLQRFLTKGIMLGSLKG encoded by the coding sequence ATGCCGGAAACCGAACGCGCGCTTGGAAAGTACCGAAGGAGACTTTCGGGCCTGATGAACAGAAAGAACGGCTGGGATTACCTGATGACCGCCTTCATGTTCCTCTTCCTGTTCATCTGCGTCTATCCCTTCTGGTATGTGCTGATCGGCTCTTTCAGCGACGGCGGCGACTACATGCGCGGCGGCATCTACCTTTGGCCGCGCAAGATCAGCCTGCAGAACTACATGGTGACGCTGATCGACTCGCGGCTGTGGATAGGCCTGCGGGTGACGTTCCTCAGAACCGTCGTGGGCACCGTCACCCATGTGCTGTTCACGGCCATGGTCGCTTACGCCATGAGCCGCAGCGACCTGCCCCTGCGCACGCCCATCTACTGGTTCAACATGTTCACCATGTTCTTCGGCGGCGGATTGATCCCCTTCTATATCATGCTCAAGCAGTTGAAGCTGATCAACACCTTCTGGGTGTACATCATCCCCGGACTGTATTCGGTCTACAACATGATTATCTGCTCCAATTACTTTCACAGCATCCCCGAGGAGCTGCACGAGTCGGCCATGCTGGACGGCGCGTCGGAGTTCCGCACCTTTGCCCAGCTCTACCTGCCGCTGTCCGCCCCCGTGCTGGCGACGGTCGCCCTGTGGGTCGCGGTGGGGCATTGGAACTCCTTTTATGACAGCATGGTCTACACCACCGACCGCAGCCTGCAGACGCTGCAGCTTTTCCTGTACAAGATGATCAAGACCTCGGAATTCGTCAGCAGCGCCGACATGGGCGGCCTGCCCGCCAACATGCAGCAGAACGTGACGCAGACGACCGTGCGCTACGCCACCATCGTGGTTTCGACCGTGCCGATTCTGTGCATCTATCCTTTTCTGCAGCGCTTCCTGACCAAGGGCATCATGCTCGGCTCGCTGAAGGGCTGA
- a CDS encoding extracellular solute-binding protein translates to MKRLVSLLMALLLLATAIPALADEEPVRLTWFVDVPSFVFNSEGWGLDRMTAEFKERFGIEIEFVTAADESGSQLATLISSDSVPDIITMKGLWDSPSTNLIRQMAEAEMLVSYDELIDLYVPEEEKAGFRSDVLAWYALSDGKTYAYPNFAYSTDDLPEGTGLVPNRCIMVRADMLEQLGNPDMSSPAAFLDVCERAVKEIGAYNGLDVVGIQLYEGGNEAQSIVGSYFAEPWETEDGHAFDAFAAGTNKESYAFLNEAYRRGLILDANYADTRDQVREKIASGRVFALIAAPQDFYNEFCTLYDADPNAYYKAVVLRNSRGDDPVLGDISGWGYLQTCISANCKAPDKLIRFISYLVNDEGAIHLAKGWEGEQWAYDADGKIATLDSWAEACKNDPTLTKKEGVSCFDLFANFAFLMQYDPNLDLTNPNDLKVSRTSDVQLKQPMAQYSHRSAQYRYDPNDERAMPVNEERIKRESYLDIAEAELLTAESAEAFEAKYAEIQQTLPTVYDMELYLQYQDDALQAGKAQLGVKFFFPPYAEAAQ, encoded by the coding sequence ATGAAGAGATTGGTTTCCCTGCTGATGGCGCTGTTGCTTCTGGCGACCGCCATCCCCGCCCTGGCGGACGAGGAGCCCGTCAGGCTGACCTGGTTTGTGGACGTTCCCTCCTTCGTGTTCAACTCAGAGGGCTGGGGCCTTGACCGCATGACCGCCGAATTCAAGGAAAGGTTCGGCATCGAGATCGAGTTCGTCACCGCCGCGGACGAATCCGGCTCTCAGCTGGCGACGCTCATTTCCTCGGACTCCGTGCCGGACATCATCACGATGAAGGGCCTGTGGGACAGCCCCTCGACCAATCTGATCAGGCAGATGGCCGAGGCGGAGATGCTCGTTTCCTATGACGAGCTGATCGACCTGTACGTGCCCGAAGAGGAAAAGGCCGGCTTCCGCTCCGACGTGCTGGCCTGGTACGCGCTCTCCGACGGCAAGACCTACGCCTACCCGAACTTCGCCTACTCCACCGACGACCTGCCCGAGGGCACCGGCCTGGTGCCGAACCGCTGCATCATGGTGCGCGCCGACATGCTCGAGCAGCTCGGCAATCCGGACATGTCCTCCCCCGCGGCGTTCCTGGACGTCTGCGAGCGCGCGGTGAAGGAAATCGGCGCCTATAACGGCCTGGACGTCGTCGGCATTCAGCTCTACGAGGGCGGCAACGAGGCGCAGAGCATCGTGGGCTCCTACTTCGCCGAGCCGTGGGAGACCGAAGACGGCCATGCCTTCGACGCCTTCGCCGCGGGCACCAACAAGGAATCCTACGCGTTCCTGAACGAGGCGTATCGCCGCGGCCTGATCCTGGACGCCAACTACGCCGACACCCGCGACCAGGTCCGCGAGAAGATCGCCAGCGGCCGCGTGTTCGCGCTGATCGCCGCGCCCCAGGATTTCTACAATGAATTCTGCACCCTCTACGACGCGGACCCCAACGCCTACTACAAGGCGGTCGTCCTGCGCAACAGCAGGGGCGACGACCCCGTGCTGGGCGACATCTCCGGCTGGGGCTATCTGCAGACCTGCATCAGCGCCAACTGCAAGGCGCCTGATAAGCTGATCCGGTTCATCTCCTACCTGGTGAACGACGAGGGCGCGATCCACCTGGCCAAGGGCTGGGAGGGCGAACAGTGGGCGTACGACGCGGACGGCAAGATCGCCACGCTGGACAGCTGGGCCGAGGCCTGCAAGAACGACCCGACGCTGACCAAGAAGGAAGGCGTGTCCTGCTTCGACCTGTTTGCGAATTTCGCCTTCCTCATGCAGTACGACCCGAATCTGGACCTGACCAACCCCAACGACCTGAAGGTCAGCCGCACCTCGGACGTCCAGCTCAAGCAGCCCATGGCGCAGTATTCCCACCGCTCCGCGCAGTACCGGTATGACCCCAACGACGAGCGCGCGATGCCGGTGAACGAGGAAAGAATCAAGCGCGAAAGCTACCTGGACATCGCGGAGGCCGAGCTGCTCACCGCGGAAAGCGCGGAAGCCTTTGAGGCCAAGTACGCCGAAATTCAGCAGACGCTGCCGACCGTGTACGACATGGAGCTGTACCTGCAGTACCAAGACGACGCGCTCCAGGCGGGCAAGGCGCAGCTGGGGGTGAAGTTCTTCTTCCCGCCCTATGCCGAGGCCGCCCAGTAA